The following nucleotide sequence is from Psychromonas sp. psych-6C06.
TCGCTATTACTGATTATTTCCGCTAATGCAGTGATGCTACCTAGCACTAGTTATGCTTCACAAGTGCAACAAAGTGCACAACTTGAGCAAAGCTTATGGTCTGAAGGTAAACAGTTTTGGTCTAATCTTTGGTTGACCCCAGACCAACAAGGAGAGCGCGCGTTTCAAAATAAAGACTACTTAAGCGCTGCGCAGCATTACCAAGATCCTCTGCGTAAAGGTATTGCATATTATTATGCAGCTCAATTTAAAGCGGCTCATATCAGCTTTATGCAACAACCAACCGATCTCAGTCTTTTTTATGCGAGCAATGCACTCGCAAGGCAAAGGGAATATATTGCGGCCAGAAACTTACTCGTCGACCTTGACAAGAAAATGGAGCAAGAGCACCTCACTTCTCAATTGGCGTTACATACAAAAGTTAGGAATAACTTACAAGCAATTCAAGCGATTATTGATGATATAAACCGTTATAGCGAAAGCCAAAAAGGCACCACAGATGGCCTTGAAGAATCCTTTGAGGTAGGTAAGGACGATCCTATTACCTCCGATGGATATGACGAAATTTCACCCGAAGAAGTTTTAAATAAAGAAACATTAAATGCACGTGAAATCTTGGGCAGTGAAGCATTGGCTGACAAATGGTTAAAACGTGTACAAGCGGATCCGAAACGGTTTTTACAAGCTAAGTTTTACCTGCAACATCAAGCACAGGAGCAATAACATGAATCATTTATTATCAATGAACGGCTGTCGCTCCTTAATTTTGCTATTGGCTATGTTAATCACCCCCACAACCCTATGGGCGATAAGTATTAGTGATTTGCAGCAGGACAAATTGTTAAGTATTGAAACGTGGTTATCTACTGAAACAACCGCTAACCGTGACACAGAAAATAAACAGGGCAGTGCACAAAACAAAATACTTACCGCGGCAATTGGTGAGCAAGTTGTTTTAAATATACAGTTAGGTACAAATCGCTGGTTTACTCGCGCGCCAAACATTCCTGAAATTGAAATTGCAAATGTGATGAATCGTCAGCGTCAGCCTTTTTCGGTACATAGTAGCAAACGAATTAATGGCGAAACGTGGTCATTTCAATTGTGGCAAATATCACTACTGCCTCAGAGCTCAGGCCATTATGAACTCGGAGAGTTAGCGCTAGATATCGAAGTGATGTCACCTAATGATGGGAAAGTTGCTGGTACGGTGCGAACTCAGGCACAAGGTTTCAAAGTAATATTACCCGATGCAAACTTGGTTGAAGAAAACTGGTTTAGCGCCTCACAGGTAAACATTAAACAGCAATGGCACCAATCCAATAACAAGATAATGGTCGGCGATAGCATTCGTCGCGACGTTACCATTGAGGCTTCAAATACTTTATCCGTATTACTTCCGAATGTTTTACAACAGCAAGAAAATACACAATTTCAAACTTATGAGACACCCGCTGTTTTACAAGACCATGAACATCGTGGCGATTACCTATCAACACGCAAAGAGCAACAAACCTATATCCTGCAACAAGGCGGAGAAGTCTCGTTTCCCGATATCGTCGTTACTTGGTGGGATACAAAAAATCAACAACTGGTAAAACAGGTAATACAA
It contains:
- a CDS encoding BatD family protein produces the protein MNHLLSMNGCRSLILLLAMLITPTTLWAISISDLQQDKLLSIETWLSTETTANRDTENKQGSAQNKILTAAIGEQVVLNIQLGTNRWFTRAPNIPEIEIANVMNRQRQPFSVHSSKRINGETWSFQLWQISLLPQSSGHYELGELALDIEVMSPNDGKVAGTVRTQAQGFKVILPDANLVEENWFSASQVNIKQQWHQSNNKIMVGDSIRRDVTIEASNTLSVLLPNVLQQQENTQFQTYETPAVLQDHEHRGDYLSTRKEQQTYILQQGGEVSFPDIVVTWWDTKNQQLVKQVIQGKTINVTHTLSSWLQHHRRILVFFTIALLFILASILKLRQHLRRHGKPTWWLYFKAVNAQNWSLSLALLYKKIRNNSGQLTLKRGITSSQQQSAKNLQQTISLPDNNHQIAKRCVFSMWFAVRQQHRNVNSAFKIWRHGILPRALPQLKRGLQKRGIDKLKR